A stretch of the Solanum dulcamara chromosome 6, daSolDulc1.2, whole genome shotgun sequence genome encodes the following:
- the LOC129893488 gene encoding zinc finger BED domain-containing protein RICESLEEPER 2-like gives MFTIIVDNSSSNDITVKEMSKQSSNWGTNIIGGEHLHVRCMAHILNLIVQDGSKEIGKSIKRVRQAVKCIKQSPSRIRKFKECCESQLITCKKSLCLDVPTLWNSTYLMLDTEQHFELAFERYSFYDIGFMDHLRTYPCEDGTSACILTFDDWEKVRSMIWLLVKMNLVLWICSYTYQLVTCDLQWLFD, from the exons ATGTTTACCATTATAGTTGATAATTCTAGTTCTAATGATATTACGGTGAAAGAAATGTCTAAGCAATCGAGTAATTGGGGAACTAACATAATAGGGGGTGAACACCTTCATGTGAGATGTATGGCACATATTCTTAATCTAATTGTGCAAGATGGGTCTAAAGAAATTGGTAAGTCTATCAAGCGAGTGAGACAAGCTGTGAAATGCATTAAACAATCTCCCTCAAGAATTAGAAAGTTCAAAGAATGTTGTGAATCTCAATTGATAACTTGTAAGAAATCATTATGTTTAGATGTTCCTACTCTATGGAATTCTACATACTTGATGCTTGATACAGAACAACATTTTGAGCTTGCTTTTGAAAGATATagtttttatgatattggattCATGGATCATCTTCGTACCTATCCTTGTGAAGATGGAACTAGTGCATGTATTCTTACTTTTGATGATTGGGAAAAAGTGAGGTCAATG atatggCTTTTGGTGAAAATGAATCTAGTATTGTGGATATGTAGTTACACCTATCAACTAGTGACGTGTG ATTTGCAGTGGCTGTTTGATTGA